The genomic interval AAGCCAGCTCCCATGATCTCGCAAGAGACTTACGAAACTGTCATGAAACACGCAGAGGAACTCAACTCGGCGATTGTCTACGACCGCGACTTCAACTACAACTTCTTCGGCTTCAAGACCCTGGAGCGCTCATATCTTCTGCGGATCAACGGCAAGGTTGCCGAGCGTCCTCAGCACCTGCTGATGCGTGTTGCCGTTGGTATTCACGGGAACGAtatcgagaaggccatcgagacCTACCACTTGATGTCGCAGAAATACTTCACTCACGCTTCTCCGACCCTGTTCAATGCGGGTACCCCGCAGCCCCAGCTGGCGTCCTGCTTCCTGGTCGACATTAAGGAGGATAGCATTGAGGGCATCTATGATACTCTCAAGACCTGTGCCATGATCTCCAAGACTGCCGGTGGGATTGGCTTGAACATCCACCGCATCCGAGCCACCAGCTCATACATTGGTGGAACCAACGGTACCTCCAACGGTATCGTCCCCATGCTTCGGGTGTACAACAACACCGCACGCTACGTCGACCAGGGTGGCAACAAGCGCCCGGGTGCGTTTGCCATCTACCTGGAGCCGTGGCACGCGGATGTCTTCGAGTTCTTGGATCTTCGCAAGAACCACGGCAAGGAGGAAGTCCGTGCCCGTGATCTCTTCTATGCTCTCTGGACGCCTGATTTGTTCATGAAGCGTGTCGAGGCCAACGGCGAATGGACCCTTTTCTGCCCGAACGAAGCCCCTGGCCTGGCTGATGTCTACGGCGACGAATTTGAAGCCCTCTACGAGAAGTATGAAAAGGAAGGCCGTGGCCGCCAGACCATCAAGGCCCAGAAGCTGTGGTATGCCATCCTCGAATCCCAGACCGAGACTGGGAACCCCTTCATGCTGTACAAGGATGCTTGCAACCGCAAGAGCAACCAGAAGAACCTGGGCACCATCCGCAGCTCCAACCTGTGCACGGAGATTGTCGAGTACACCGCTCCCGATGAGGTTGCTGTCTGCAACCTGGCCTCGCTCGCTCTCCCCACCTACATTGATGCCGCTCGCGGCGAGTACGACTTTGGCAAGCTGCACGAGGTTGTGCAGGTTCTGGTGCGCAACCTGAACAAGATCATTGACATTAACTACTATCCTGTCCCCGAGGCGCGCAAGAGCAACATGCGTCACCGCCCCATTGCTCTGGGTGTCAACGGTCTTGCCGACGCCTTCCTTGCCCTGCGTATGCCCTTTGACTCGCCCGAGGCCAAGCAGCTGAACATTCAGATCTTCGAGACCATCTACCACGGTGCTCTGACTGCGTCGTCTGATatcgccaaggagaagggcccCTACGAGTCCTACGAGGGTTCTCCCGTCTCCCAGGGTATCCTGCAGTATGACATGTGGGACCGCACCCCCACCGATCTCTGGGACTGGGCTGCTCTGAAGGCCAAGATCGCCGAGACTGGTGTTCGCAACAGTCTTCTGGTCGCTCCCATGCCTACGGCTAGCACCAGCCAGATCCTTGGCTTCAACGAGTGCTTCGAGCCGTACACCTCGAACATCTACTCGCGCCGTGTGCTTGCCGGTGAGTTCCAGGTGGTCAACCCGTGGTTGCTGAAGGATCTGGTCGACCTGGGTCTGTGGTCGGACAACATGAAGAACcgcatcatcgccgacggTGGCTCGGTCCAGAACATCCCCAACATCCCCGCCGACATCAAGGCTCTTTACAAGACCGTGTGGGAGATCTCGCAGCGCAATATCCTGCAGATGGCGGCCGATCGTGGCGCCTACATCGACCAGTCGCAGTCGCTCAACATCCACTTGAAGGAGCCCACTATGGGCAAGATCACCAGCATGCACTTTGCCGGCTGGAAGATGGGCCTGAAGACCGGCATGTACTACCTGCGTACCATGGCCGCTTCCGCTCCGATCCAGTTCACCGTCGACCAGGAGCAGCTCAAGGTCGAGGACACCAACATCGCCCGCGGCAACGCTGCCTACAAGAAACGCACCGCTGGCAATGGCTCCACCTACTCCGCTGTGCCCCGTACCAACGGTGCTGCTattgctgctgttcctgTTGCCGTCAACGGTGGTCCTGAGGAGAGCCCGCGCACTCTCGTTCCAGAGCCGGTGACCGTTGTCGCCGCCGTTGAGAACGGTGTACCCGAGGCTGAGACCAACGGCGCCGCTGctccggaggaggaggctgccGGCGATGCCCAGACCGAGGCGGATATCTTCTCGCAGAAGGTGCTCGAGTGCAGcatcgagaacaaggaggCCTGCCTCATGTGCCAGGG from Penicillium psychrofluorescens genome assembly, chromosome: 5 carries:
- a CDS encoding uncharacterized protein (ID:PFLUO_008192-T1.cds;~source:funannotate) — protein: MFVYKRDGRKERVQFDKITARVSRLCYGLDPEHVDAAAITQKVISGVYQGVGTIELDNLAAETAAYMTVTHPDYAILAARIAVSNLHKQTKKQFSMVISDLYYYVNPKNNKPAPMISQETYETVMKHAEELNSAIVYDRDFNYNFFGFKTLERSYLLRINGKVAERPQHLLMRVAVGIHGNDIEKAIETYHLMSQKYFTHASPTLFNAGTPQPQLASCFLVDIKEDSIEGIYDTLKTCAMISKTAGGIGLNIHRIRATSSYIGGTNGTSNGIVPMLRVYNNTARYVDQGGNKRPGAFAIYLEPWHADVFEFLDLRKNHGKEEVRARDLFYALWTPDLFMKRVEANGEWTLFCPNEAPGLADVYGDEFEALYEKYEKEGRGRQTIKAQKLWYAILESQTETGNPFMLYKDACNRKSNQKNLGTIRSSNLCTEIVEYTAPDEVAVCNLASLALPTYIDAARGEYDFGKLHEVVQVLVRNLNKIIDINYYPVPEARKSNMRHRPIALGVNGLADAFLALRMPFDSPEAKQLNIQIFETIYHGALTASSDIAKEKGPYESYEGSPVSQGILQYDMWDRTPTDLWDWAALKAKIAETGVRNSLLVAPMPTASTSQILGFNECFEPYTSNIYSRRVLAGEFQVVNPWLLKDLVDLGLWSDNMKNRIIADGGSVQNIPNIPADIKALYKTVWEISQRNILQMAADRGAYIDQSQSLNIHLKEPTMGKITSMHFAGWKMGLKTGMYYLRTMAASAPIQFTVDQEQLKVEDTNIARGNAAYKKRTAGNGSTYSAVPRTNGAAIAAVPVAVNGGPEESPRTLVPEPVTVVAAVENGVPEAETNGAAAPEEEAAGDAQTEADIFSQKVLECSIENKEACLMCQG